In one window of Gossypium hirsutum isolate 1008001.06 chromosome A01, Gossypium_hirsutum_v2.1, whole genome shotgun sequence DNA:
- the LOC107917540 gene encoding auxin-responsive protein SAUR50, which produces MAISRKSNKLAQTAMIKQILKRCSSLGKKQSYADEQGLPLDVPKGHFVVYVGENRSRYIVPISFLTRPEFQSLLHQAEEEFGFDHDMGLTIPCEEVVFQSLTSMLR; this is translated from the coding sequence ATGGCTATCAGCAGGAAATCAAACAAATTGGCACAAACAGCAATGATAAAGCAAATCCTGAAAAGATGTTCCAGCTTAGGGAAGAAACAAAGCTACGCTGATGAACAAGGACTCCCTTTGGATGTCCCGAAAGGTCATTTTGTGGTATATGTTGGTGAAAACAGAAGCAGATATATAGTTCCCATCTCCTTCTTGACCCGACCCGAGTTTCAAAGCTTGCTTCATCAAGCTGAAGAAGAATTCGGGTTTGATCACGACATGGGCCTCACCATTCCTTGTGAAGAAGTTGTTTTCCAGTCTCTAACGTCCATGCTCAGATAA